ACAGTAGCCATTTCCAGCCGATGTAAGTGAAACTCATTAATATAAAAATCACCTCTATGATGTTGACGATGTGATACGGCAGCCAGAATACTGCAAAGGTACAGATGATCATCAGGATGAGGCGGCTGCTTCGTGCTCTGCGCTGGAACTTGGCGCTGTGCAGGCGGCAGAGGACGGAGGAGTAACAGGTGTTGATGAGGGAGAATGGCAGCAGGCAGGCCATGATGGTCTCAAACAGGTACTGGAAGACCCGGTGACCCTTGCTCTCCCAGTGGTACGGCATGCAGAAGCTCAAAGTGATATTGTTTGATAGAATCTTCTTCAGATTACtttcagagaaaaagaagattaaTACACAAACATAGAGTCAATGTAAAAGTAGATACACCAAGCAGAGTCAATTCtgtaattaatataataatgttcAATGGATTTAGTATCCCCTACTTAAGGTATTGCAGAAAGATATGAGTTTGCTCTACTCCAGTTTGTTTTACCATTGCAGCCGCCATTAAAAAATCATACAACAGATGTTAGTCTCACCTGCGGTAGAAAGGCATGGGCAGTGACATGAGGAACGCTAACACCCAGACACCGAGCAGGAGAATCAGTAGGGAGCGCTTGGTTCTCATTCTCTGAGACAGAAAAGGCCTGGACACGGCCAGCCAGCGGTCCATGCTCATCAGGCAGATGAGGTAGATAGACACGTACATGTTCACACTCGATAGGTAATGCACCAGCTTGCATGCTGCCGAGCCAAACTCCCAGCCTCTGCCTCCAGCCAGGTAGCGCAGGAATAAAGGGGCACTAAGCAGCACGAAAGCGTCCGCCATACTCAGATTCAGCACCAGCAAACAGGTCACCGAGCGCTTCTTCACCCGGCACAACACCGACCAAACCACAAACAGGTTCCCGGGGAAGCCCAGCACAAAGGCCAGGGTCAAGATGGCGATGCCGACCTGGGCGCTgatggacagagggagggagaaagaggaggactGCTGGGAGATGGTGGGGGTGATATTGGATGCCATCAAGAAAGCCTTAGAAGAGTCCTAGTGAGGCTTTGCCAACTGTGAAGCTGACTCAaccttttaaagaaaagaaaacacaggaaacaggaaatgtcGAATTAACGTTTGTTCTGTGCGAATGTGTGTCAATGCTTCTAAATGTTACGTAACATGTTTTTCCATATGTGCTACTGTAAATGTACACCATATATTTCTGGAAAGTGGTGTTGCCTGTTATCAACATAAATGGACCTCAACAGATCATAATTGCTTCTTCATTTAAAGGATTGATTCTTTTTAATCTTGATCACAAAGATGCTTGAATGAATCATTACAAATGTTGCATGTCCTGACTTCTACAGTGACGGGACAGGGtctcatttatttatatcttaCTTTGCATAGATTATATATTGACACAACAAACAGCCATATTAAGGATTATGAATATTAGCATCCggatgtaagtgtgtgttgctgcaaaaaaaaaaatctgaaaaaagcaAGTTTTCTCTGGATTTCCCTGTCTGAGATATGTGGCCTTTGAAAAAGGATTCCAATATTGACTTTGGTGATTAAAGGAGGAGAGATGCTATGCTCCCATTGGAGGTAATTTCTAAAAAGGTAGGGCAGTGGTGAATCCCACatgagacaaaaacacataaaaagaaCTATCAGTTTCTACACCGTCATTATTACAGGTACATTTCCCCTCAGTCTCCCTAATTATTCTGAGAAAGTTAGTTCTGTCAGTGCAGTTGTATACCAAATAGTTAGCAAGAAGGCAAAGAAAGTATGGAAAACTGTGAAATTGGGAACTTTTTTCAAAACTAAACCCTTTATCAAACTTCTAATCTTCTCTGAACAGAAAGCAACGGAGAGCTTTGTgaagcaaaagaaaataatgtccAAAAGGAGTCCTTTAATAACATCTGgttttgtatttcctttagACATTCTATAACCAATAATCAGGAGTGGTGCCACAGAGATttcagttcctttttttatacTTGTGATACAAAATTGAAAGGGACCATACATTAAGTTTGTTCTGTCAAACTCACAAGTAAATATATTGACAAATAATATATTAACAAGATGAAGTTTCATACTGACCTTCTACTTCTGATTTCTGTTTTAAGCCCACGACGGTAAGTCCACTTGAAAAATGTCCACCTATTTTACATCTCCCCTGATCTACTGTTATACCCCAGTCTTACCTCTTTCAGGACTGagtgtgaagaaaaacaacGACGTTTCAATGTTGAGAAAGAGGTTTTATGTTAGAGGAAGCCCGGTAACTACAGGAAGCCAGCTTAAAAACATTTGGCTGTAATGTCGCTGTTGTTCCTCTTACTCATCGTGTAAACACCTGATATATGTCTGGAACAATCCAGGCTCGTACTATTACAGAAAAGACTGAATATCATGAGAACAAAATATTGCAAAACTGATCGCATCATTTCAAACAGGTGATCGTCAATGTGGGAGATTAAGTGGGTGGGTGAATATTCCAGTTAGCTGTGAGGATCCTGTTGGTACATGACTGTTCTCCACCAGAAATCCTAGCAGATGTACGACATATCCCTCTTACCACAGAACCCTCATTGCCAAATGAAATCGAGATCTGTCACATTTGTATGATTCCcttcatttttcaatttctctgtattacattttttaactgcTCAGTTAAAAAATCAGTTCAGAAGAACAATTGAGTGTTTTAGCATCTTTCAGAGTGCTGTTTGGATATTCAGGCCAACTTAACTGTTGTGATTCACACTTTTCTGCTCAGCGAAACAAGGACgttttttatgttaaaagcACTCAAACCCAAGGTCCGCTACCTGCCTATCACCGAGCAGGACACAGACAAAGGAGGGGCTAGTTGGTTGAACACAAGTGTTTCAACAGATATAATTAGAGTAAAGGGAACCTCCGGTCACAATTCGTCACCAGACTTCACTGGTTTGGTTGTCttcagtgttcgaactatgccgagattttcggggggtcccatttttcgctcggggggggggggtgcgcttgctcttgcgcttgactcagagcgcggatctcgaaaacactattttagagaccccccaacatttcccaaatcatgttttcggggggtctcgtgtcagtttcagggggtctcggatcccccgagtccccccgtagttcggacactggtTGTCTTGGCATACTGTATAACAGGGCTGAAAGGACAATGAATGCTCCACTTGCATTTCACTTTGgctcaaacacatttcaaaatgcctGGAGTGCACTCTCTGCTCAAAGACGATTTGTAGCTGTTGACTCACATTACATCAAATTTTAGGCTGATGATATGATAGGGCTGTCAAGGAAATAAATGGGGTGAACTCTGCGAGCTAGctcaggcagtcaactcgagcaccaatgatacattcgcacataacgcccctcgtcactcttgcaaccaaccaacatagtctcctaaatctggcgctctatttaaactGTTGGATCTGCCTATTCCTCTGCCTCGATAATTCTGCTGCCgccactgctgtttccacgctgctgctgctgctgctgctgctgctgcgttcacgttggcgatgctcgtCTGCCCTaacaccaccccagcttcctccccagcttccacctgtaggctcgggggtttgttatctaatcatcactcaatgttctacgttaatatgtggagtgatgaggcctgagcctagacgccaaactcaaattATATACTCTTTCTAATAAACATACTAATGAAACATGTGAGTTTTCTGACTGAAATCCAGTCATTCTTTGAATATTTCCTGTTGGAAAAGTTATGCAAGAAGAACCACCTTATAATTCAAAAAGTTATGAGTCAACACAGTGTCATCAGTTAGGTTGGCTGGCCAGAGTCCTGAGTTCAGGATCGACCACCTCTTTTCCCTCCACGCTGCCGCTCGTGTCCAGTTTCGTCGACAGGGTGTTCAGGGCGGGGCTCTTTTCCGGTTCAGAACAGCTGCAGTTAATGTGTTCGCACCAGGAGAATGTTGGCATGGCCCTACTCTCCGAGCTGGTGGCTTCAAAGAGCTTGCCCATGAAGCCAAGGCCGGCCTGGCGGATGTAGGAGGTGCCGGCCAACACGTAGAAAATGGGGTTGGCCGCACTGCTGAAATAAGCGAAGGCCGTGACACTTGGACGGGCTAGATAGGCAGCTTCAACAGTGGATTTACTGTCCTGCAAAAGGCCTACCACCTGTGGAagggagaagaggggggagattaataaatatatttcataacTGCTCTGGtaaattcatcaaaatgtatatttccaAAGCTCTTGTTCTATCAATTCATCAGAAGAGCTATGTCATACTCAACTCATTTGTTCATTACAGTCAGTTTTAGTATGCccctttttttcaaagttttaaatTACCTGTAGCTGTTTCACATGAAAAGCTTATGGTCTCTGTAGGTTTTTTAAATCTGGAAATATATCTGCAGGAAGTGTTTCAGTCAATCTAACAGAATATTGAAAAAACAGCAAAGCGGAATCAACCGTGAAACGTCTGGCCTCTGCTTATTGTATCCATGAAGTTGCCATTACTGTAGTGGAAGGGTTTCACTGTCTCTGCAGATGACTGGGGCCTGAACAGCATTGGTATTTATGGGAACAGCAACAAGCTCAAGTTCCCCTTCAGCTTGGTTAAAGGGGAATTAATTGTGGCACGGCCACAAGAAAATCTGCAGTACACAGGATCGAAGGACAACAGAATGGTAGGCACAGGGATTGTTGTGCGGCCCTGGAGGAATTTCATGAAGGCCGAGGCAGTCCAGCAGGTGGAGGCTCAGTTGAAGCACAAGGACCTCAATGGGAGTGTGGCATGGGTTGGTGTCTGTTGCAAGACCCCGAAACACAAACTCTGATCAACAAAATTATGAGTAAAAATCACCTCTATGATGTTGACGATGTGATACGGCAGCCAGAATATTGCAAAGGTACAGATGATCATCAGGATGAGGCGGCTGCTTCGTCTTCTGTGCTGTAAGTTGGTGCTCTGCAGGCGGCAGAGGACGGTGGAGTTACAGGTGTTGATGAGGGAGTAAGGCAGCAGGAATGCCATGATGGTTTCAAACAGGTACTGGAAGACCCGGTGACCCTTGCTTTCCCAATGGTATGGTACGCAGCTTCTCAAAGTGATATTGTTTGGGGAAGTACTCTTCGGATCCAGcctttaaatgaacaaaattaATGCTCCAATGGATTAACCAGCCCTTGATTACAGTATGGCAATCAGTCATTGAAAcctataaatatttaaagttaagataCATTTTATTCTCACCTGCGGTAGAAAGGCATCGGGAGTGACAGGAGCAACGCCCACACCCAGACACCGAGCAGGAGAATCAGTAGGGAGCGCTTGGTTCTCATTGTCTTGAACAGAAAAGGCCTGGACACGGCCAGCCAGCGGTCGACGCTCATCAGGCAGATGAGGTAGATGGACACGTACATGTTCACACTCGATAGGTAATGCACCAGCTTGCATGCTGCCGAGCCAAACTCCCAGTCTTGGCCTCTAGCCAGGTAGCGCAGGAATAAAGGGGCACTGAGCAGCACGAAAGCGTCCGCCATACTCAGATTCAGCACCAGCAAACAGGTCACCGAGCGCTTCTTCACCCGGCACAACACCGACCAAACCACAAACAGGTTCCCGGGGAAGCCCAGCACAAAGGCCAGGGTCAAGATGGCGATGCCGACCTGGGCGCTGATGGACAGAGgatcagaggaagaggaggactgCTGGGATATGGTGGTGGTGATATTGGATGCCATCAGCAAAGCCTTAGAAGAATCCGAGTGAGGCTTTGCCAACTGTGAAGCTGACTCAACCTTTTGAACAGAAAATAAGTTAGGTGTGTCAACGCTTTGAATGTTACGCGATAGGATTTTACCTTATCACCTTATCAGCTACTCTAAATCTACACCACATATTTCTAGAAAGTGATGTTCCCAGTATATATGGGCCTTAAAAGTTTAACTGCTTCTTTCCAGATGGTAGGGATTGATAGGATATCACATATTATCACTTGATATTGAAGATGCTTGAACTCATAAGACCTTTGTGCATTGTGTTTGAATTGAGTgcagcaaacaaatgaaaaatgactgTACATCATGAATAAAAAAGTACACTTTTACCTAATTTGTAGATGAATGTTTCACTTCCTGCATGTTGTCCCTATACATAAGACAGAGGGGAAAGCTTCAAATACATAGTCTTATTTCAAGTTTTTCAGATCAGTGTCAAAGGACGCCGTTGTTTTCTTGTTGCTGCAAGACGGCACATTGTATAAGTAGAGGCACATTTTCCAACGGGCTCACAAATGATTCTGAGTCTGTCGGTGCAGTTTGATCCCAAATAATTACTAACAAGGCAACTTAGGTATGGAAAACtgtgatttcatttttactttttccaaACTACAACCTTTATCAAACTTCTTGTCTCCAAACAGAAAGcaaacaggaagctgcaggCTTTGCATTGTGTTGCAAAATCAGAAACGGACATGTTCAGTTCCCTCTCTTATATTTTAGGTGTGATatattaacaaataacatttgcTTACTGACCTTCTACTGCTGATCTCTTTTAAAGCCCACGACGGTAAGTCCTCTTGAAAAATGTCTACCTGTTTGAAACCTTTCCTGATCCACTGTTAACTCCCAGGCTTTCTTGTTTGAAGACTGAGTGTCGAGAGAAACAACAACGTTTATATGTAGGTGTCGTCTTTGTTCCTCCAACTCGTGGCTTTCTGATTATATGATAGTGGTAAGCATTCCGGCTTTACCTAAAAGATTTTGACACCCGAAACCTCTGAGGACCGAAGGGATCCAGGCACCGAAACCAGTGCCTACTTATGACAGAAAAGAGGGAATAAAATGGAGATAAATAACATCTTGTAAAACTGATCGCATCATTTCCCGGGAAAAACGGTAAATTGTCTCCACAGGGAAGTCATGAGGGATATTTAGTGAGTGGGTGAATGTTTTGATGACTGTCAGGATCTTGTTGGTACACGAGTGTTGAAGCATATCTCTGCCATCTGTGATGCTGCtctttcattattatttcagatCTTGGCAGATGCACAGAGCATtcctctttaaaagaaaatcataacGGTGACGTAACATATTTGCATTACAAAATGCTTACCttcattttttctattttcttgaATCAATCAGAAGCACTACTAAGTGTGTAAGTGTCTTTCagtgcatttttttatattcaggCTCGCAATTTACTGCTCTGATTAACCCTCACTTGGTCTCATCATTTAAGCAAAACAAGGACGTCTTTCGTGTAAAGAAAACCCCTCATGATCCCACTGTTCAATACCTACCATGCACAAAGtggaagacagacagaggaagtgGCTGGCTGGTGAACAGAAGCATTTAGGCAGACATTTATCCATCATGGAAAAAAGGACCTCTGGCCCTAATTCGACGGCAACCGTTTTTGACATAAAACACAAGCTAAAAAGACAATGAATGCTTGACTTGGATTTATCATTTGGCCACAAACAGATCTCCAAATAAACGCTTACAGTGCAATGTCTGCTGGATGTACATATATTGAGGACTGTTGACTCACATTATATCAACTTTTACGCTGATTACTTTGGTGTATGTACATGACATGAtcaaaaaggcacaaaaaaactaatacattttgattttaaaatagaaaatgtacacaaaactCCACAATTCTTCCATATGAAATGGTTCAAAACAGAGCAAGGCTCCGTATGATTCtgtataatacaaatatacagatagtGTGGTTAAGGCTCAAACACGGTCACGGTCAGTGCATCAGGTTACAAAAACTGTTCCAGGATCATTATGCCATCAAACATCCCTGTTCacaattgcttttttatttgaatgaagtAGAAGATTCCCTCTTGGATGGATCTTTCTTGAGGTGTCAGGAACTCTGCTGCACGATGAATCCTGATGAAGTTTTGCTGAGCGAACGTAGATTAAAAGGCCTGCGTCGTTTGATGTTGGGCTCCAGGAAAACAACACCAGCTTCAAGCCTGCTCCTCTTGAGTCCTCTACTTACCATTCATTACAGGTTTGGCATTAGAGCTAGAGTCTTGATCTTTGTCCTTAAGCATTATAACATCTGCCTCTTTGTCTTTTTCGCGGCTGTTCTGGCTGTTCTGTCGGCTCTTTCTGGTGGCCGAGTCCAGCGCCGTGCCCTCAAATAAGCGAGCCATGAACGCCAGCCCTTCTCGTTGGATGTAGGACTTCCCTGCGAAGAAGTACAGGACTGGGTTGGCACAGCTGCTGATGAAGGCGATGGAGGAGGTGACCGCTCGGCTCTTTTGCCATATTAAATTCAGTCTGCAGGGTTGAGAAAGAAAGAGCCTTtaatcaaaaacagagagctttctttctttttaaaggtcACATGCTATCTTAAAGGTCACATGCTATCTTCTCAGTTAATACCCCAGTCCAAAGAGACAGGTTTATTCCTAAATTCCAGGTTTTGAAGAAAAGGtgcagaagtattatcagctaaatgaacTCAAGGTACTAATTGTGCAGAAAGGCTGTTGTATTAGTATCAGGATATAGTACATATGACAGCTTAGTACATAACATGTTTGAAAATCATTATTTGGGGTCTTTTTTGGAGACAAATGATTAAATCTCCTGGTACctaaatacagtatgttgtgcTTAGCTCTTAGCTCAGTTTTAGCTTAGCATATAGACTACAACGAGGGGGAAACAGCTTTCTTGTTTCAAGCATTTGACTGTGAAACTCCCAACTGTACACCATGTTAGATATGATAACACTGATGATGGACATGTTAATATTAGCTATACAAAATAAGATGCAGGCCAGTTGTTGTGTCGTCACTTACATGTCTTTCACCTTACCCTGTGGACACAACGCCCATGATACCtgaagacaataaaaaatggCTTTGTTGGTAGCAGTGAAAACTCTCTGGACACATTTCAAAGACTCTCTATAGACTTTATATATACAATGCTTGGAAGAATGTGTTATGAAGATGTTTGACATACTTGAACCATATTGACAATGTGGTAAGGCAACCAAAAGAGGCAGAATGTCAACACGATGGCAAGGATGAGCTTCTCGCTTCGAATGCGACGACGAAACTTGGTTTGACGTAACCGCCGCAAGATGCAGATGTAGCTGACTACAATGACCGTGTAAGGAATTAGAAACCCCAACACGAGCTCCAGCATGTACTGGAGGGCCACCTGTGCGTAGGATGAAAATAATTAATGTAATACTCTATCATGCTGAGTTACGTAAGAGGATATGAAATGTGGCATGAGGGAGGCGTTTCAAAATCCACAGATTCCAAAGAGGTGGACATTATGACAGGTTGTGAAGTTCAAATCTCGGCTGAAAGTGATACGATAAGTTTAGGAAGTGTAGGATTCAAGGAGAAAGATCAGAGAAGGGTTTGaatgcttttctctgtttcaatCATTGGAATATTTACAAGTACATAACTTGTTGGATGACCCCTAAAATGgtaatttcctttatttttggtAGAAAACTCAAATTAAGAATAACCCTGTTACCTAATAATGTGAtgcttagcttagcctagcacaCAGAGTAGAACCAGGGGGAAATAgcctttgtgtttctgtcaaaagtaaatacaaatgaaatgaaagaaaccCTCTAAAGCTGAATAATCAAATAATACTAGCACTAATAAAAGCGTGTTTGAGTCTTACACAGGCTAGAGGTCTCCAGCTTCTTCAGTCGTTATATGAAGCTAATCATCCCCTGGCTCTTGCTTCATATTTGTCTTATTAGCAACTTTAGACACAAGGATGGAGTTGAGAGAGGACATCAACAAAGGAAAAAGCTGAGCAGTGCcaatttcttttaaaagcaGGCGGACCAAAGCTCATGGGTTCAAATATTGCATAACGACCAATGCAATCCATATCATCCGTCACTTTAGCTCTCCACATACCACCAGAATGCTTCCGACACTAAAATCTGGCCCTTTGACCTACAGATGAGTTCATATAGATATAGATTACAATATAGAGAGAATAACTCCGACTCAGTGACTCATTTCGCTGCAGTTTCAGATCCTAAAGGACTAAGTATTGGTAGAGAGATTTTAATGTTTCAGATACTTCACTCACATCTGTGCTTTGTCCATGAACTGGTTCGCACACGGAGGAGTTGTTCTGCTTCTTCAAATTCCTGAAGATCATTGCAGGAACAGATGCCAACATCACCAGCACCCACACCACGGCCAGCACCAATATTATAGTCTTCCGGCCGGTGATCAGAGTGACGCGTCGCGGCCACAGCACTGCCACCAGCCTGTAGATGCTCATGAGCATGATGAGCTGGATGGATGCGTACATGTTGACCAGGCACAGGTAGAAGAGGATCTTACACATCACATCCCCAAACACCCAATTCTTCATAATCAGGTAGATGATGAAGAATGGAGTGAGGGCCATCAGAGAGCCGTCGGCGACAGCTAGGTTGAGGATGAGGAGGGTGGTGACGGAGTGCTTTCGGGCATGCGCCAGGACGCTCCAGATAATGAAGAGGTTTCCAGGGAAGCCCAAGAGAAAGACTAGGCTCAGGATTAAAGCGCCCACCGTGGTGCCAGCGCCGGTATCCACGATGGGTGCGGAAGTTGCGGTGTTGTTAAGGATGGGAGAAATGGATCTCAGGGCCATTTTTGTGACCTGCGAAAGAGAGAATCATCAtgaatgcttttaatgtttggtacttcatttaaaagtgaaaatgaaaagatgtaTAAACATTATTTGATAGAACTTGTACTAGGTTAGGGTCGTATCGCTGTCAGCAAACACCCCCACAAAGCAAATTAAAgcagtaattacattttcattactCAAGTTAACTGACTTTTTAAGATCCTCACCTCCGAAACCCTTCCTGATGTTTTATCAGGCGTCAGTTTGACAATATGAGTAGGTATTTCTGCATGAAAGCGTAGGAGTGTAACAGGTTTTAACTGTGATTCTTAATTCCTGAACAACGAGACCAGACATGAGTGAACACCAACAGTCACTGTGTCAGTTTTCCTTATTAGAGTAATCATTCATACATAACAATTATACTACAACAATTTAAGTTGggaaaacatgaaaacaaaacccATGAAAACACTAAAATATATGATGATTTGATGCTACTATTACGCAACTTTTTGTGCATCCAAGGCCTGATATAACTTATTATTCAGATCCAATGAGCTTCATTGTTGTCTAGAaactaataaaaacacatcaatgagcTGCTAGTGTTGCACTGGAGGACATGTTACCCCAGAATGAAATGCAGAACGTTTGGAGATAATCCCGAAAACACGTCCTGCCACTCTATCTGCAGACCACAACAAGTTCATcacagctgaaaatagtccccagcTAATGAACGTATAAATAAATCCTATTTGACTCAAATTTCTTCAAACGTATAGCGCCCTGCTGTTTAAGGAAAGTAACTAACCACATTTAGAAATCcaagtatatacagtacaggGATACGTTTTGAAAAGATGGATCTTTATTAGAATTAAGTATAGGCCTTGGGGACGGGTGCGACAGTCTAACAGGACTAATATTGTTATTGAAATTGTTCACAACAATAAAATCAATTCAACAGTCTTATTAAGAGACCTTTATTCTAGCTGCACTTTATAATATAAactatatatctttttttaaaaaaggcaatttGCATAGTGCAGAAATGCGAGTTAGCTCTCAGCAGTGAATAGCCCGAGATATTCATACAGTTCATTCAACAGATGCTCTGTATTGATCACGTAGGCTGCTGCTTCAGCTGCTTGATGTTActggaaaacattttccaaaagtgACATGTCATCACTTGTTCGACATATCTTGAATATTATTTTAGGAGCACACCCTTTAAGCGCACAGTCAAACtttgcagtgtgtttttaatcaaataatcaCTCCCTCATCTGCAAAGCAAACCTATCAATATGTTTATACTGTATTGTATCTTGACAATCAGACGTTTGTTGAGTTTTGgagacattacatttttaaaactgctCCATCAGCTTTCATTTGTATCATATATAAGCGGGCAGGACCTTGAGAACTGCCACCTTgctgtaaaatgtattcattattttaaagatatgGAACTTTTTTGGGTCCTATTTTCAATAGAGCGCTTTTGAGTGAGAATGCAATAAGAGTAATTCACTAAAATATTAGGAAAAAGATCAAAAAAACGAT
This Eleginops maclovinus isolate JMC-PN-2008 ecotype Puerto Natales chromosome 11, JC_Emac_rtc_rv5, whole genome shotgun sequence DNA region includes the following protein-coding sequences:
- the LOC134871903 gene encoding leukotriene B4 receptor 1-like yields the protein MASNITPTISQQSSSFSLPLSISAQVGIAILTLAFVLGFPGNLFVVWSVLCRVKKRSVTCLLVLNLSMADAFVLLSAPLFLRYLAGGRGWEFGSAACKLVHYLSSVNMYVSIYLICLMSMDRWLAVSRPFLSQRMRTKRSLLILLLGVWVLAFLMSLPMPFYRSNLKKILSNNITLSFCMPYHWESKGHRVFQYLFETIMACLLPFSLINTCYSSVLCRLHSAKFQRRARSSRLILMIICTFAVFWLPYHIVNIIEVVGLLKDSKSTVAAALTARPNVTAFAYFSSAINPILYVFAGSSHIRHAGLSFMGKLFEDTNSESRTTSTFTRSGRSSSSPDESTVLNTLSTKLGRPFKSKNKDRSGSVAGKEADEPELKTLASQLN
- the LOC134871904 gene encoding leukotriene B4 receptor 1-like, which produces MASNITTTISQQSSSSSDPLSISAQVGIAILTLAFVLGFPGNLFVVWSVLCRVKKRSVTCLLVLNLSMADAFVLLSAPLFLRYLARGQDWEFGSAACKLVHYLSSVNMYVSIYLICLMSVDRWLAVSRPFLFKTMRTKRSLLILLLGVWVWALLLSLPMPFYRRLDPKSTSPNNITLRSCVPYHWESKGHRVFQYLFETIMAFLLPYSLINTCNSTVLCRLQSTNLQHRRRSSRLILMIICTFAIFWLPYHIVNIIEVVGLLQDSKSTVEAAYLARPSVTAFAYFSSAANPIFYVLAGTSYIRQAGLGFMGKLFEATSSESRAMPTFSWCEHINCSCSEPEKSPALNTLSTKLDTSGSVEGKEVVDPELRTLASQPN
- the LOC134871905 gene encoding leukotriene B4 receptor 1-like; protein product: MALRSISPILNNTATSAPIVDTGAGTTVGALILSLVFLLGFPGNLFIIWSVLAHARKHSVTTLLILNLAVADGSLMALTPFFIIYLIMKNWVFGDVMCKILFYLCLVNMYASIQLIMLMSIYRLVAVLWPRRVTLITGRKTIILVLAVVWVLVMLASVPAMIFRNLKKQNNSSVCEPVHGQSTDVALQYMLELVLGFLIPYTVIVVSYICILRRLRQTKFRRRIRSEKLILAIVLTFCLFWLPYHIVNMVQVSWALCPQGKVKDILNLIWQKSRAVTSSIAFISSCANPVLYFFAGKSYIQREGLAFMARLFEGTALDSATRKSRQNSQNSREKDKEADVIMLKDKDQDSSSNAKPVMNGK